Proteins encoded in a region of the Nocardia asteroides genome:
- a CDS encoding helix-turn-helix domain-containing protein has protein sequence MLGRQLRELRVNSGVSAEYARDAIGVGKQTLWRMETGQPVRLNPLFIERLCKVYGASEEQTAVLLDLTEETKRTGWWHSLDDAIPKGFSHYVGLEAAAHRVTSYQTTLLPGLLQTSEYRRALIWVDYPTMPGPEVERRIEVFTRRKARLDSTSDPLHLDAVLDESALRRPIGGTSVMADQIRYLAEVTEQNNISVYIVPLDAAAYAGLRVGPFVMLEFPRHPTAHLTEPPVVYMQGFTGDLYLEKSEEIREYRQAFADIRRSALDEVRSRSLLRKIAKEFAE, from the coding sequence ATGCTCGGCAGGCAGCTGCGCGAGCTGCGGGTCAACTCGGGCGTCAGCGCGGAGTACGCCCGCGATGCGATCGGCGTGGGGAAACAAACCCTGTGGCGGATGGAGACCGGGCAGCCGGTCCGGCTGAATCCGCTGTTCATCGAGCGGTTGTGCAAGGTGTACGGGGCGTCGGAGGAGCAAACTGCCGTCTTGCTCGACTTGACGGAGGAGACCAAGCGCACTGGCTGGTGGCACTCCCTCGACGACGCCATCCCCAAAGGATTCAGCCACTACGTTGGTCTGGAAGCAGCCGCCCACCGCGTCACTTCGTATCAAACGACTCTTCTGCCCGGACTGTTGCAGACCAGTGAGTATCGACGGGCACTGATCTGGGTCGACTACCCGACGATGCCCGGCCCCGAGGTCGAGCGACGCATCGAGGTGTTCACCCGACGCAAGGCCCGCTTGGACAGTACCTCCGACCCGCTGCATCTCGACGCGGTGCTCGACGAATCTGCGTTGCGCAGGCCGATCGGCGGCACGTCGGTCATGGCAGACCAGATCCGATATCTTGCGGAAGTAACTGAGCAGAACAACATTTCGGTGTATATTGTCCCGCTGGATGCGGCGGCATACGCAGGCCTGCGTGTCGGCCCGTTCGTGATGCTCGAGTTCCCTAGGCACCCGACGGCACATCTCACCGAGCCACCAGTCGTATACATGCAGGGTTTCACCGGCGACCTGTATCTTGAGAAGTCCGAGGAGATACGGGAATACCGACAGGCGTTCGCCGACATCCGACGATCGGCACTCGACGAGGTTCGCAGCCGATCCCTCCTCCGCAAGATCGCAAAGGAGTTTGCCGAGTGA
- a CDS encoding DUF4254 domain-containing protein codes for MFGQCRDTGGARHRGRDRDASTLIELGVWKVGQVSEARVIPGKELLLAAFRGLPHMDHPMLEAAGELAQLHQTRERTPASRCDKLDRRRAQLLRGIDRWVTLAAPIPPPAAPEHFETVGRMVDRLAMLAAQAFVALAHAPESVFYDAWIQIDELADGYQDLVDDLRTGARRLPEGRYDRW; via the coding sequence ATGTTCGGGCAGTGCCGGGACACCGGCGGCGCAAGGCATCGAGGACGTGACCGAGACGCGTCCACCCTGATCGAATTGGGGGTGTGGAAAGTGGGTCAGGTGTCCGAGGCTCGGGTCATTCCCGGCAAAGAACTGCTGCTGGCCGCGTTCCGGGGTCTGCCGCACATGGATCATCCGATGCTGGAGGCGGCCGGAGAATTGGCTCAGCTGCACCAGACTCGCGAACGGACCCCGGCGAGCCGGTGCGACAAACTCGACCGGCGTCGCGCGCAGCTCCTACGCGGCATCGACCGCTGGGTCACCTTGGCCGCGCCGATCCCGCCGCCCGCCGCGCCCGAACACTTCGAGACGGTCGGTCGCATGGTGGACCGACTGGCGATGCTGGCTGCCCAGGCATTCGTGGCGCTGGCGCATGCGCCGGAATCGGTCTTCTACGACGCGTGGATCCAGATCGATGAATTGGCCGACGGCTACCAGGATCTCGTCGACGACCTGCGCACCGGGGCGAGACGACTACCAGAGGGGCGCTACGACCGCTGGTAG
- a CDS encoding FABP family protein, which produces MVEPQPAITLHPDIAPLAPLLGTWRGNGQGEYPTIPPFGYVEEIRFGHLGRPFLTYRQKTRATDDSRPLHAETGYLRCPRPDRVELILAHPTGITEICEGSLAVEDGTLRMELDSTNIGRSTTAKLVTALGRSLRLSGDTIDYSLRMAAVGEPLQHHLAATLRRD; this is translated from the coding sequence GTGGTCGAACCCCAGCCTGCTATTACCCTGCATCCCGATATCGCTCCGCTCGCTCCACTGCTCGGCACTTGGCGCGGGAACGGACAGGGTGAATACCCGACCATTCCTCCGTTCGGCTATGTCGAGGAAATCCGGTTCGGCCATCTCGGCCGCCCGTTCCTCACCTACCGGCAGAAGACCCGCGCCACCGACGACAGTCGGCCGCTGCACGCCGAAACCGGCTATCTGCGTTGCCCACGCCCCGACCGCGTCGAATTGATCCTCGCGCATCCCACCGGTATCACCGAAATCTGCGAGGGTTCGCTCGCGGTCGAGGACGGCACGCTGCGCATGGAATTGGACTCCACCAACATCGGGCGCAGCACCACCGCCAAACTCGTGACCGCCCTCGGCCGTTCGCTGCGCCTGTCCGGCGACACCATCGACTACTCCCTGCGGATGGCGGCGGTCGGCGAGCCACTGCAACACCACCTCGCCGCCACCTTGCGGCGCGATTGA
- a CDS encoding DUF397 domain-containing protein has translation MNVDPSTASWFKSSHSSSDKECVEVAFLAPDLVGMRDSKNPAAPALVFTASEWDTFTARITRGELDRSQF, from the coding sequence GTGAACGTCGATCCCTCCACTGCCTCGTGGTTCAAAAGCAGCCATAGCAGCTCGGACAAAGAATGCGTTGAGGTCGCGTTCCTTGCTCCCGACCTCGTGGGTATGCGCGACTCGAAGAATCCCGCCGCACCGGCGCTTGTGTTCACAGCGAGTGAGTGGGACACGTTCACTGCCCGCATAACCAGAGGTGAACTCGACCGCTCACAGTTCTGA
- a CDS encoding DUF4254 domain-containing protein, producing MSEGLPTRTQLLRACREGAPPPGHPVLSRARALAELHVRRLRTERECACAIDEHRARLVRDVDRWVESRLPVARGGAYLHTESLGSVVDRLAQLSACAYTAMAEDQEWDLWFAWERLAELAVGYEDLVTELTSGRRRLPSAS from the coding sequence ATGAGCGAGGGCTTGCCGACGCGAACCCAGCTGCTGCGGGCCTGCCGGGAGGGTGCGCCGCCGCCGGGGCATCCGGTGCTGTCGCGGGCGCGCGCCCTAGCGGAACTGCATGTTCGCCGGCTCCGCACGGAACGGGAATGTGCGTGCGCGATCGATGAGCACCGGGCCCGGCTGGTTCGTGACGTCGACCGCTGGGTCGAGTCCCGGTTGCCCGTGGCGCGTGGCGGAGCCTATCTGCACACCGAATCGCTCGGCTCGGTAGTCGACCGACTCGCCCAGCTGAGCGCGTGCGCGTACACGGCCATGGCCGAGGACCAGGAGTGGGACCTGTGGTTCGCGTGGGAGCGGCTGGCCGAACTGGCTGTCGGCTATGAGGATCTGGTCACCGAACTGACCAGCGGGCGCCGTCGATTGCCGAGCGCTTCCTAG
- a CDS encoding MerR family transcriptional regulator: protein MASSESAGLITIGVLARESGLTASALRFYDDCGLLVPARVDPLTGYRYYTEAQRERAALIRQLRAIDLPLETIAKVLSGDPADVPRLLDRHVAELTRLAHEAARVAAVVKQSLVAHVAIDAAVLAEALEQVRGAAARTREIPVLAGILLESGGNAVTLTATDRYRLSTRTVVANRQHGGEWSVVLDPNGLESLIEWLCGRNEVVVTSTDDGLLLSGDGVEYRSAVIDATFPDHRALLSGLGPVRTRVIVARQAVLELLEKSDAVVRFAIRPTEIAASAPGTAHRLPATVTGSVITLSFDPATLLPAVRTALGPDLMLDIIAADQPVVLRSATDGDLTTLAMPVRPIDHSASK, encoded by the coding sequence GTGGCGAGTTCGGAATCGGCAGGGTTGATCACGATCGGCGTCCTCGCGCGGGAGAGCGGGCTCACGGCGAGCGCACTCCGGTTCTATGACGACTGCGGCTTGCTCGTTCCGGCTCGGGTCGACCCGCTGACCGGATACCGCTATTACACCGAGGCGCAGCGTGAGCGAGCGGCCCTCATCCGCCAGTTGCGCGCGATCGACCTCCCCCTGGAAACGATCGCGAAAGTTCTCTCCGGCGACCCCGCGGACGTACCCCGCCTGCTCGACCGTCACGTGGCGGAACTGACTCGCCTGGCGCACGAGGCCGCACGCGTCGCCGCGGTGGTCAAACAGTCGCTCGTAGCTCACGTGGCGATCGACGCCGCGGTGCTGGCCGAGGCGCTCGAGCAGGTCCGCGGGGCCGCGGCGCGGACCCGCGAGATACCCGTGCTGGCGGGCATTCTGCTGGAATCGGGTGGTAACGCGGTGACGCTCACGGCCACCGACCGTTACCGCCTGTCCACCCGGACCGTGGTGGCGAACCGGCAGCACGGCGGCGAGTGGTCCGTGGTGCTCGATCCGAACGGCCTCGAGTCGCTCATCGAGTGGTTGTGCGGCAGGAACGAGGTCGTCGTCACCTCGACAGACGACGGACTGCTCCTCAGCGGCGACGGCGTCGAATACCGGTCGGCCGTCATCGATGCGACCTTCCCGGACCACCGAGCCTTGCTGTCGGGGCTGGGGCCGGTCCGAACCCGAGTGATCGTCGCCCGGCAGGCGGTGCTGGAGCTTCTCGAAAAATCCGACGCCGTGGTGCGATTCGCGATCCGGCCGACCGAGATCGCGGCGTCCGCACCCGGCACGGCGCACCGCCTGCCCGCGACGGTCACCGGCTCCGTCATCACACTGTCGTTCGATCCCGCCACACTGCTGCCCGCCGTCCGCACCGCACTCGGCCCCGATCTGATGCTCGACATCATCGCCGCCGATCAGCCGGTGGTCCTGCGCTCCGCGACCGACGGAGACCTCACCACCCTGGCGATGCCCGTGCGACCCATCGACCACTCGGCCTCGAAATAG
- a CDS encoding APC family permease — MSEVTANPISESGPELKRVMGPGLLLLFIVGDILGTGIYALTGKVANEVGGAVWVPFLVAFLVALITGFSYLELVTKYPHAAGAALYTHKAFGIHFLTFMVAFAVMSSGITSASTASRAFAANFAEAFDLDLGTGVAVTVIALVFMAVVAAVNLRGVSEGVKLNVVLTCVELTGLLIVIAIGCWALGVGDGDFSRIVEFETGERNAVGGVIVATTLAFYAMVGFEDSVNMAEECKEPSRIFPKVLLAGLLITGLIYVLVSISAIALVPADQLGQGDTPLLKVVEAGAPNFPTHVFAYITMFAVANSALINMLMASRLIYGMARQQVLPRPFGRVHERRRTPYNAIIFTTLLALGLILFVGEVPELGGTTALLLLAVFTVVNIAVLVLRRDPVAHYHFKTPTPLPVLGALTCGFLVTPFTGRNPAQYAIAGVLLAIGVALWGLNYLALRAIRAQPLDSKPPAE, encoded by the coding sequence ATGTCCGAAGTCACTGCGAATCCGATATCCGAATCCGGGCCCGAGCTGAAACGGGTGATGGGGCCGGGCCTGCTCTTGCTGTTCATCGTCGGCGACATCCTCGGTACCGGCATCTACGCGCTCACCGGCAAGGTGGCCAACGAGGTGGGCGGGGCGGTGTGGGTGCCGTTCCTGGTGGCGTTCCTGGTCGCGCTCATCACCGGTTTCAGCTATCTCGAACTGGTCACCAAGTACCCGCATGCCGCGGGCGCGGCGCTCTACACGCACAAGGCGTTCGGCATCCATTTCCTCACCTTCATGGTCGCGTTCGCGGTGATGAGTTCCGGCATCACCTCCGCTTCCACGGCCTCGCGCGCCTTCGCGGCCAACTTCGCCGAAGCGTTCGACCTGGACCTCGGCACCGGCGTCGCGGTGACGGTGATCGCGCTGGTGTTCATGGCGGTGGTGGCGGCGGTCAACCTGCGCGGCGTGAGCGAGGGCGTGAAGCTCAACGTGGTGCTCACCTGCGTGGAGCTGACCGGTCTGTTGATCGTCATCGCGATCGGCTGCTGGGCGTTGGGGGTCGGCGACGGCGACTTCTCGCGCATCGTCGAATTCGAGACCGGCGAACGCAACGCGGTCGGCGGCGTCATCGTGGCCACCACGCTCGCGTTCTACGCGATGGTGGGATTCGAGGACTCGGTGAACATGGCCGAGGAATGCAAGGAGCCGAGCCGGATCTTCCCGAAGGTGCTGCTCGCCGGGCTGCTCATCACCGGGCTCATCTACGTGCTGGTGTCCATCAGCGCGATCGCGCTCGTTCCCGCCGACCAGCTCGGCCAGGGGGACACGCCCTTGCTGAAGGTGGTCGAGGCCGGTGCGCCGAACTTCCCGACCCACGTCTTCGCCTACATCACCATGTTCGCCGTCGCCAATTCCGCGCTGATCAACATGCTGATGGCCAGTCGCCTGATCTACGGCATGGCCCGGCAGCAAGTGCTGCCCCGGCCGTTCGGCCGCGTTCACGAGCGCCGCCGGACGCCCTACAACGCCATCATCTTCACCACCTTGCTCGCCCTCGGGCTGATCCTGTTCGTCGGTGAAGTGCCCGAACTCGGCGGCACCACGGCCCTGCTGCTGCTCGCGGTGTTCACCGTGGTCAACATCGCGGTGCTGGTGCTGCGCCGAGACCCGGTGGCGCACTATCACTTCAAGACACCGACGCCGTTGCCCGTGCTGGGTGCGCTGACCTGCGGCTTTCTCGTCACGCCGTTCACCGGCCGCAATCCGGCGCAATACGCCATCGCAGGCGTACTACTGGCCATCGGGGTCGCGCTGTGGGGCCTGAATTACCTTGCCCTGCGCGCTATCCGGGCACAACCACTCGACAGCAAGCCGCCCGCGGAGTGA
- a CDS encoding SDR family oxidoreductase, which translates to MTGRRIVLITGASRGIGAETARVLAARGDHVVINYREKAKRAEALAESIRQAGGSASTAGADIADADSARALVAGVAEAFGRLDVLVLNASGGLERDARPGYAMALNRDAQERLVRLALPHMPSGSRIVFVTSHQAHFHGRKPVPADYEPIAASKRAGEDALRAMIPELGARGVALHVVSGDMIDGTIIVQLLERRNPDAVAARRDQGTLPTVTEFAIAVALATTAPADSGHTTYIGGQDYFAASEI; encoded by the coding sequence ATGACCGGACGGCGAATCGTCCTGATCACGGGCGCGTCCCGCGGCATCGGCGCGGAGACCGCTCGGGTGCTCGCAGCGCGCGGCGACCATGTGGTGATCAACTACCGGGAGAAGGCCAAGCGAGCCGAGGCACTGGCGGAATCGATCCGGCAAGCGGGCGGTAGCGCGTCCACTGCGGGCGCTGATATCGCCGACGCGGATTCGGCCCGCGCGCTGGTCGCCGGGGTGGCGGAGGCGTTCGGCCGGCTGGATGTGCTGGTGCTCAACGCATCCGGCGGGCTCGAGCGCGATGCGCGGCCCGGTTACGCGATGGCCCTCAACCGTGACGCGCAGGAACGCCTGGTACGGCTTGCCTTGCCGCACATGCCGTCGGGCTCGCGGATCGTTTTCGTGACCAGTCATCAAGCGCACTTCCACGGCCGCAAGCCGGTGCCCGCCGACTACGAACCCATCGCCGCGAGCAAGCGCGCGGGCGAGGACGCGCTACGCGCCATGATCCCGGAACTCGGCGCCAGGGGCGTCGCCCTGCACGTCGTCTCCGGCGACATGATCGACGGCACGATCATCGTCCAATTGCTGGAGCGCCGGAATCCCGACGCTGTCGCCGCACGGCGCGATCAGGGCACCCTGCCCACCGTCACAGAGTTCGCCATCGCCGTCGCCCTGGCCACCACCGCCCCCGCCGATTCCGGCCACACCACCTACATCGGCGGGCAGGACTACTTCGCCGCGTCGGAGATCTAG
- a CDS encoding ESX secretion-associated protein EspG: MAEWIWEPDDFAALWYGDAHDRIPGPLRYTSRFAFHDDFAAHRAAVWGHYSADELDEINAALHILGASEFRIEILGGTCKHKNSTGTQDVREYRILGARDSYRAVVLSQAGNHHKHGPIRVRMFPAEQLPARLVKAVPACAPGAEKPATFHPDDLIPRRDTYLEDNARNTPREQYQRLLGRQVDGGGTAVLLTAPLHTRTKPAKVLQWHDISDDGRYTEHRADHITVRPTTPTDLTTHFTTWIDQALQRLTAARPESW; the protein is encoded by the coding sequence ATGGCTGAATGGATTTGGGAACCGGACGATTTCGCCGCGCTCTGGTATGGCGACGCGCACGACCGGATCCCCGGCCCATTGCGCTACACCAGTCGTTTCGCCTTCCACGACGACTTCGCCGCCCACCGCGCGGCCGTGTGGGGGCACTATTCCGCGGACGAACTCGACGAGATCAACGCGGCCCTGCACATCCTGGGCGCCTCCGAGTTCCGCATCGAGATCCTCGGCGGCACGTGCAAGCACAAGAACAGCACCGGCACCCAGGACGTCCGCGAGTACCGGATCCTCGGCGCCCGCGACAGCTACCGCGCTGTCGTTCTGAGCCAAGCGGGCAACCACCACAAGCACGGCCCGATCCGCGTGCGCATGTTCCCCGCCGAGCAACTCCCCGCCCGCCTGGTCAAGGCCGTTCCGGCCTGCGCGCCCGGAGCCGAGAAGCCCGCCACGTTCCATCCCGACGACCTGATCCCCCGCCGGGACACCTACCTCGAGGACAACGCGCGCAACACCCCCCGCGAGCAGTACCAGCGCCTCCTGGGCCGCCAGGTCGACGGCGGCGGCACCGCCGTCCTCCTCACCGCTCCCCTGCACACCCGGACGAAGCCCGCCAAAGTCCTCCAGTGGCACGACATCTCCGACGACGGCCGCTACACCGAACACCGCGCCGACCACATCACCGTCCGCCCCACCACCCCCACCGACCTGACAACCCACTTCACAACCTGGATCGACCAAGCCCTCCAACGCTTGACAGCCGCCCGCCCGGAAAGTTGGTAA
- a CDS encoding helix-turn-helix transcriptional regulator yields the protein MDLLGQRWILRILWELEPERLGFLELRRRMGNCSSSMLSVRLQTLQSAGLIAKSPDKSYELTTAGIELGAALGSVWDWSRRWRVTPTDSQAD from the coding sequence ATGGATCTCCTCGGCCAACGCTGGATCCTGCGCATCCTGTGGGAACTGGAACCCGAGCGTCTCGGCTTCCTCGAGTTACGCCGCCGCATGGGCAACTGCTCCTCCAGCATGCTGTCGGTGCGGTTGCAAACTCTGCAGTCGGCGGGACTGATCGCGAAGAGTCCCGACAAGTCCTACGAACTGACCACGGCGGGCATCGAGCTGGGCGCGGCACTCGGCTCGGTCTGGGACTGGTCACGCCGCTGGCGCGTAACCCCCACCGACTCCCAAGCCGACTGA
- a CDS encoding TIGR03118 family protein, whose translation MPRSRTRSGLLRVSALGAALIVAAGCSDSKPDEVPALDGNKYVQTNLAANNAEYNAQFVFPDLVNAWGLADRPKGAGGHFWVGAGGKSFQFVGDVTKSADEKVQKLFQDQLKIVTIPGADADTSDKSAGKTTGVVFNPAPITSDLFVVRDQPVEAEGGPLNGSARFIFATDSGKISAWTEQGFEGRIVRHDGPANLVFDGAPQGMQFFGIALAPSGDTLLAADFGADPQVRTFDRNWQPIPTVGFANPFATGDAIDPAAPEKGKKAKPGDPAPFNVSTIGDRVFVAYATTQPDEQDATKFDAGEEDSLEKDQEREAGGKPDKGKLAEFDATGKLVRIIDDGKRLNAPWAVTIAPEGFGPLSGKLLVGNFGGAGHVLAYDDTTGKFADYLRDADGKPVAIEGLWALMFGNGESLGDADSLYFTAGPDDEKDGLFGKLRLK comes from the coding sequence ATGCCTCGGTCGCGGACCCGAAGTGGTCTGCTGCGCGTGTCGGCGCTCGGCGCCGCGCTGATCGTGGCGGCGGGCTGCTCGGACTCGAAGCCGGACGAGGTGCCCGCGCTCGACGGCAACAAATACGTCCAAACCAATCTCGCGGCCAACAACGCGGAGTACAACGCGCAGTTCGTTTTCCCCGACCTGGTGAACGCCTGGGGGCTCGCCGACCGACCCAAGGGCGCCGGTGGGCACTTCTGGGTGGGCGCGGGCGGCAAGTCGTTCCAATTCGTCGGTGACGTGACCAAGTCGGCCGACGAGAAGGTGCAGAAGCTCTTCCAGGACCAGTTGAAGATCGTCACCATCCCCGGCGCCGACGCCGACACCTCGGACAAGAGCGCGGGCAAGACCACCGGCGTGGTGTTCAACCCGGCGCCGATCACCTCCGATCTGTTCGTCGTCCGCGACCAGCCGGTCGAGGCGGAAGGCGGGCCGCTGAACGGCTCGGCGCGCTTCATCTTCGCTACCGACTCCGGCAAGATCTCCGCCTGGACCGAGCAGGGCTTCGAGGGCCGGATCGTGCGCCACGACGGCCCGGCCAACCTGGTCTTCGACGGCGCGCCGCAGGGTATGCAGTTCTTCGGGATCGCGCTGGCGCCGTCCGGGGACACGCTGCTGGCCGCCGACTTCGGCGCCGACCCGCAAGTCCGGACGTTCGACAGGAACTGGCAGCCGATTCCGACCGTCGGCTTTGCCAACCCCTTCGCCACCGGCGACGCGATCGACCCGGCCGCGCCGGAGAAGGGTAAGAAGGCCAAACCCGGCGATCCCGCGCCGTTCAACGTCTCCACCATCGGCGACCGGGTGTTCGTCGCCTACGCCACGACGCAACCGGACGAACAGGACGCGACGAAGTTCGACGCCGGCGAGGAGGATTCGCTGGAGAAGGACCAAGAGCGGGAAGCGGGCGGCAAACCGGACAAGGGCAAGCTCGCCGAGTTCGACGCCACCGGCAAATTGGTGCGCATCATCGACGACGGCAAGCGCCTGAACGCACCCTGGGCGGTGACGATCGCACCGGAGGGCTTCGGTCCGCTCAGCGGGAAACTGCTGGTCGGCAACTTCGGCGGTGCCGGGCACGTGCTGGCCTACGACGACACCACCGGCAAGTTCGCCGACTACCTGCGCGATGCCGACGGCAAGCCGGTCGCGATCGAAGGGCTGTGGGCGCTGATGTTCGGTAACGGCGAGAGCCTCGGCGACGCCGACTCGCTGTACTTCACGGCGGGACCCGACGACGAGAAGGACGGCCTGTTCGGCAAGCTGCGGTTGAAGTAG
- a CDS encoding helix-turn-helix domain-containing protein, with product MAGKRTVLTVRLRRLAAMLHEMRENAQLSKEEVSAKTGINVTTLYRIETAQARPQRRTLMAMLDLYRIGEEQREDALELLSDALKPGMSRAYEGSVSEVYAAYINFESEALSARHYQTSFVPGLLQTYEYATAVIDTSMPKLEASVMESRAKARMDRAVNLTKEEPLELWVVMDEAAIRRTVGGPAVMRGQLDRLLQEIKRKNVILQILPFDAGAHPGMAGSFTLLDFPDPADPELVYVEGMAGDELIEGHTEIRRFGVIFDQLRAMALSPRDSAAMIVEAARRMDQAD from the coding sequence ATGGCAGGCAAGCGCACCGTCCTGACCGTCCGCTTGCGCCGGCTGGCGGCGATGTTGCACGAAATGCGCGAGAACGCCCAGCTCAGCAAGGAAGAGGTCAGTGCGAAGACCGGGATCAACGTCACCACGCTGTACCGGATCGAGACCGCGCAGGCCCGCCCCCAGCGTCGCACCCTCATGGCGATGCTCGACCTGTACCGCATCGGCGAGGAACAGCGCGAGGACGCCCTGGAGCTGCTGTCGGACGCACTGAAGCCCGGCATGTCGCGCGCCTACGAGGGCAGCGTGTCGGAGGTGTACGCCGCCTACATCAACTTCGAGTCCGAGGCGTTGTCGGCCCGGCACTACCAAACATCCTTCGTCCCTGGGCTTTTGCAGACCTACGAGTACGCCACGGCCGTGATCGACACCTCGATGCCGAAGCTGGAGGCGTCGGTCATGGAGAGCAGAGCCAAGGCCAGGATGGATCGCGCCGTCAACCTCACCAAAGAGGAGCCGCTCGAACTGTGGGTGGTCATGGACGAGGCCGCGATCCGTCGGACCGTCGGCGGGCCCGCGGTGATGCGCGGCCAGCTCGACCGGCTGCTGCAAGAGATCAAGCGCAAGAACGTCATCTTGCAGATCCTGCCGTTCGACGCGGGCGCCCACCCCGGCATGGCGGGCTCGTTCACCTTGCTGGACTTCCCCGATCCCGCCGATCCCGAACTGGTCTACGTGGAGGGCATGGCCGGTGACGAGCTGATCGAGGGCCACACCGAGATCCGGCGCTTCGGGGTGATCTTCGACCAGCTGCGCGCCATGGCGCTGAGTCCACGCGACTCCGCGGCCATGATCGTGGAGGCCGCGCGCCGGATGGACCAGGCGGATTAG
- a CDS encoding DUF3558 domain-containing protein, with the protein MKSGQSSGRLATLAVGTALVLTGCDSSTEGDATPTGSSPTSQSIAQDVPTGYNPCNDIPQSVLDSENLRGKQNEDSNASGGVKWRGCAWVQTDGYSPAIRTTNLTVDMVRAKNFTDTREYAVSGRRAISTRQVDEHPEAVCTVNVEMKGGSLEFFLSNPPSNRKTGQTDTCSLARTLAEKVVATMPANV; encoded by the coding sequence ATGAAGTCAGGGCAGAGTTCGGGGCGTCTGGCCACCCTCGCCGTAGGTACCGCACTCGTTCTGACAGGCTGCGACTCCTCGACCGAGGGTGATGCGACTCCGACCGGGAGTTCCCCAACCAGCCAGAGCATCGCACAGGATGTCCCGACCGGCTACAACCCGTGCAACGACATCCCCCAGAGCGTGCTCGATTCCGAGAATCTGCGGGGGAAGCAGAACGAGGACTCCAACGCTTCCGGCGGCGTCAAATGGCGCGGCTGCGCATGGGTCCAAACAGATGGGTACTCGCCTGCCATTCGAACAACGAACCTCACTGTCGACATGGTGCGGGCCAAAAACTTCACTGACACCCGTGAGTACGCGGTAAGCGGACGCCGCGCCATATCCACGCGGCAGGTGGACGAACATCCCGAGGCTGTCTGCACCGTGAACGTGGAGATGAAGGGCGGTAGCCTCGAATTCTTCCTGAGCAATCCGCCGTCGAATCGTAAGACTGGCCAAACGGACACTTGCTCACTCGCACGAACTCTTGCAGAGAAAGTTGTCGCGACGATGCCCGCCAATGTGTAG
- a CDS encoding DNA-directed RNA polymerase subunit beta produces MNYAAFADTPASRCAFYRRTCGLPAGIHPEIGRIAVKAGVVGGITMPDRLGQCVRDDMLFRGMPLGPVIAHIRSRRWTFLCRPDLPDDMRLFAALFRLDVSIVPFGSEIALPSPADANGVFRRWVVAPRDTFRPSGMVIVNCLLARAGGKDAP; encoded by the coding sequence ATGAACTATGCGGCATTCGCGGACACTCCCGCGTCTCGCTGTGCGTTTTACCGCCGCACCTGTGGGCTGCCCGCCGGGATACACCCGGAGATCGGCCGGATCGCCGTGAAGGCCGGCGTGGTGGGCGGGATCACGATGCCCGACAGGCTGGGGCAGTGCGTGCGCGACGACATGCTTTTCCGTGGCATGCCGTTGGGGCCGGTGATCGCGCATATCCGTTCTCGGCGGTGGACTTTCCTGTGCCGACCCGATCTACCCGACGACATGCGGCTGTTCGCGGCCTTGTTCCGGCTCGACGTTTCGATCGTGCCTTTCGGCAGCGAAATCGCGCTGCCGTCGCCCGCCGACGCGAACGGCGTATTCCGCCGATGGGTGGTGGCGCCGCGCGACACGTTCCGACCGTCCGGAATGGTGATCGTGAATTGCCTGCTGGCCCGCGCGGGCGGGAAAGACGCGCCATGA